The following coding sequences lie in one Scatophagus argus isolate fScaArg1 chromosome 9, fScaArg1.pri, whole genome shotgun sequence genomic window:
- the fbxo43 gene encoding F-box only protein 43 has translation MQCTPESNLESCKSHHCYDCSDSGYSGLFHSPQSSSGVKSCKSLSPVEFSETHKENLRLSVTPKERNRESVQFLGKDLGGIQQQSAVSWCETPKRDSSLRQRLHMCRPTTAVKTDNTRSPCTRRTESSISVMSEHWLSASFDSPETMTRDLVSSTLKLEQVLPLSGRKRRLLFTQVRTSTLEDGKVSSGHLSTFGRRVSLSDADFTESISASDQINTETQCISKFLPASSKENAQSPISNVTNNLYDSSSVLCTPLSTHTPKYIRSVSEDSGFSSLTLDKSQDASVDHDGSFQELLFSASRGNCETPNLGDAKRRSRLQRQHRLSTLKEGGSQSEEDPADRKHEHLHQCHSHSKEDDVFADHATPHSALSVKCGNKMTTDSLASAKQDYATPLRGTTAKPENMTPFSTAPANPEETPLRTTPVNLSLTPALQLVHAMCQQRAQMFVGQSPNLREQLKSTAALTETRMTFRTTMPLAGLIGRKMGLGKVDILTELKKRNLRHILAVILGHLTSESIYRCGQVCKSWNEIIQQDKRASFQRRNHLSEVETALEHGGAVHVPDAETRLTLLKRSALKTVQAQSRTSSYCTPQSGSSTLTPLQHSALNSGSSSKRDKFLEVAKTLFSDECLKPCPRCQHPARCHSVKGEGVCSRADCGFRFCTACLCAFHGSRECVSLSVGRHKKDALLPGSAQSKRNVRRL, from the exons ATGCAGTGCACTCCTGAATCGAACCTCGAGAGCTGCAAAAGCCACCACTGTTATGACTGCTCTGATAGTGGATACTCAGGTTTGTTCCACAGCCCgcagagcagcagtggagtTAAATCCTGTAAGTCCTTGTCTCCAGTAGAattcagtgaaacacataaaGAGAACCTCAGGCTTTCCGTCACACCtaaagagaggaacagagaatCAGTTCAGTTTTTGGGAAAAGATCTCGGGGGAATACAGCAGCAATCAGCAGTTAGCTGGTGTGAAACCCCTAAAAGAGATTCCTCATTGCGACAAAGGCTTCATATGTGCAGGCCCACCACAGCTGTCAAAACTGACAACACAAGATCACCATGCACCAGAAGGACCGAATCCTCCATCAGTGTCATGTCTGAACACTGGCTCAGTGCATCGTTTGACTCTCCAGAAACCATGACAAGGGATTTGGTATCAAGCACTTTAAAACTGGAGCAGGTTCTGCCCCTATCTGGTAGGAAACGCCGTCTCCTATTCACACAGGTGAGGACCTCCACTCTTGAAGATGGTAAAGTCAGCTCTGGTCACCTTTCCACTTTTGGGAGAAGAGTTTCACTCTCAGATGCAGATTTCACTGAGAGCATTTCTGCCTCTGATCAAATTAATACTGAGACTCAATGCATTAGCAAATTCCTGCCTGCCTCATCAAAGGAAAACGCTCAATCACCAATCAGCAATGTGACAAATAACCTATATGACAGCTCAAGTGTCTTGTGTACACCATTATCCACGCATACACCCAAATACATCAG GTCTGTGAGTGAAGACAGTGGTTTCAGTTCTCTGACCCTCGACAAATCCCAGGACGCCTCTGTCGACCATGATGGCTCATTCCAGGAGCTGCTGTTCTCTGCCTCTAGAGGTAACTGTGAAACCCCAAATCTGGGAGACGCAAAGCGGCGTTCTCGCCTGCAGCGTCAGCACAGGCTGTCTACACTTAAAGAAGGGGGCTCTCAGTCCGAGGAGGATCCAGCAGACAGAAAGCATGAACATCTTCATCAGTGCCACAGCCATTCCAAAGAAGATGATGTGTTTGCTGACCATGCCACCCCTCATAGTGCCCTTTCTGTTAAATGTGGTAATAAGATGACCACTGATAGTTTGGCCTCTGCAAAACAAGACTATGCCACCCCACTAAGAGGAACTACAGCAAAGCCAGAAAACATGACACCTTTTAGCACAGCTCCTGCCAATCCAGAGGAAACCCCTCTCAGGACAACTCCAGTCAATCTCTCTCTGACTCCAGCCTTGCAGCTAGTTCACGCAATGTGTCAGCAGAGAGCCCAGATGTTTGTCGGCCAAAGTCCAAACCTCAGGGAGCAGCTGAAGTCCACAGCTGCACTAACTGAGACCCGCATGACATTCAGGACCACGATGCCATTGGCAGGGCTGATTGGCAGGAAAATGGGCCTGGGGAAGGTGGACATACTCACAGAGCTTAAGAAGAGGAACCTCAGACACATACTGGCTGTCATACTTGGCCATCTGACCTCTGAAAGCATCTACAG gtgtGGGCAGGTGTGCAAGAGCTGGAATGAAATCATCCAACAAGACAAGCGAGCTAGTTTTCAGAGAAGAAACCACCTGAGTGAAGTGGAGACGGCTCTTGAG CATGGTGGTGCTGTCCATGTCCCCGATGCAGAGACCAGACTTACTCTGCTAAAGAGGTCGGCCCTCAAGACTGTTCAGGCCCAGTCTAGGACCTCCAGCTACTGCACCCCGCAGTCAGGAAGTAGCACTTTAACCCCATTACAGCACAGTGCCTTAAAttcaggcagcagcagcaaacgGGATAAATTTCTTGaa GTTGCCAAAACCCTCTTCAGTGATGAGTGCCTCAAGCCCTGCCCTCGATGCCAGCATCCTGCAAGGTGTCACTCAGTGAAAGGGGAGGGTGTGTGCAGCAGAGCTGACTGTGGTTTCCGGTTTTGCACagcctgtttgtgtgcgttCCACGGCTCTAGAGAGTGCGTCAGCCTGTCTGTAGGCCGTCACAAGAAGGATGCGCTTCTTCCAGGAAGTGCTCAAAGCAAGCGAAATGTTAGGAGACTATGA